ccaaaaagcaagaaaacaaagttagttttcgccgctaaagcagtaaagcataaaaaagaaatcctcaccctcagtctcttcgtccgaagacgaggagtcgaacacgaagtcacccttgacgagctcagattccaaatactgtttcctaatcatgggaatcttattgagcccgccctcgagctcgtccaacggttctacccgaggatgaggaattacggacttcggccctctccaggaaaagtccggagccgctgtcctattgtaaaaaaagaagcgatttttccacatcggccatttggttttacagaaggctctaaagggctgtaaagggatcaagtaaaaccaggatccctttctcttaaactgaaagaaattaaggattgccctcagagacagatccttttctagtctacgcagctcggcagcaaaggccgataagtgcctccaagaatttggagtcacctgacctaaaggaagttggaaaaaatcaagaagctctacaaaggcggggggaagagggaaacgaagcccgcattctaagcaggcttcgtaaacggtggcataaccctccggcggcgagttagccctatgagtgtcgtcgggaatcaccactaaccccccaggaagaaaatattttctgtgtaaggatatcacagtatccttactcaaaatgctgtgaaaatattctaccgtcttctccccggactttttccggccagaagatcccttaccccccttcctaccactacctgattcagaaacagtttcagaagaagaagacatgattcttactctttgatggtcgaaagtctctgaagaaattcttgaagaagcggaagaaaattttacgaaaaagagagagaatgcagaagaaataatcgcaaaagtgttccaatgatgaagaaaggaaatatttatcagattcgcagaGGCATTTcgaattcgtcgcaccgtttcaaatcccactttttctggattctctggccggatttgctgtcacatttaatgcagacacgtgcagagcacgtcccctgacgtcagcctcccccttacacttatacaaaatgccgaagtgattcacttcgcttttcggggggggtggtgatgggatacgaactaaacaactaaacaataatggcgagcccaatagcagtgacggcccatcagcccaaaacccaagaaagagtatcagttcggcacaaccaaagagttcggtcacagcctatagctcggtaaaagccgaccaatcgagctcaactctcagatcggcaaaagctgatcggcaaagttcagcagttcggtctcagtattcgaccgaacaaggagatagtggacccatgcaggatctccacgacctccattacacccacgatctatttagtggtattaagcagttatcaacccccctaccagggctgcaaaccacgatcttagttcgaatgtataaatagaacttagatcagatagaccagggttaagttctctagatcctgaatctcatatagcaaaatcagtattgtaatctgtaagctagatcaagcaatacaaatttgccctctattcttcccgtggacgtagatttacctcagtaaatcgaaccacgtaattttcagtgttgtgatcttcatttattacttgcatttattcccataaaaaattcgctaaatcatcaatGTGCATGAGGGAAATAATTGTTAATATAAACGTATTCATTATCGTAGGTGGGTTTGCTCGACTATTGTCCAAACAATAACTCTACATTAAATAAATCCACCTATTGAATTTGAATGTGTATAGGCATATCATAAAAATTCATGCATAAGTGCCATCCAACTTTTTGCAGTTCGGGTATATAATAGCAATTCACAATATATAATCTCATTTTTCTACGTTGCTCatttcataaaaatagtctAATTGTTATTTGTGAAAAAATTTcttattataaattatagtactacctCCGTATTTGAAAAAtggaaacatttgaaacggcacgGGTTTGAATGCAcaattaaagtaagagagagaaattggtaaagtaagaaaaataatgaaaaatgaataaagaaagagggagatgaagtggaaaaagtaatgttagtggattgtggggtccacgtCCAagaatagaaagattctaaagtttttattttaaaatatggagGTAGTATATTTTTACGGATATAAAGGGAAATGGTCGAATAGCAGTGAATTAGAAATCATAGTGTAGTATTGATCTATGAATCATGGTTATTGGTGTATAAATAAAGAGCACTATTAGAATGCATAAGAAAATCGATCATCATTATTGTCATGAAAATCTTGATAATTTCCTTCATGTTCCAAGAAATATGATTTTCTTAGGTGGGTTTGTATTTTTTGCATCAATCTTTTGTATAAAGGGGTTACTTggtataaaatgaaaattttacaaGGATATTGATATGAAAATcttttgaaataataatattgtagtaactactactactactactatttaaattAAGACTACAAGGATAAAATGGCAgttatattattatttcaaataaGTTGGATGAATTAAGTTTTAGATTAGGAaggtatataattttattactccaatttttaaataaaaagctaaaataaatataatgagAGCTACGCATAGAATTAATTACGCATATAATGACCAAATACCAAATACTTTTGTTTAGAAATGACAAAATTTCACTGGTTCAATAGAATCACAGTAGAAATTACATGCATTAttccattttcaaaaatatagacaatctaacattttataaaaacataACTTTACCATTCAAACAAAAATTtcactatcattttatattcttgatacaaaaagtttgaagtttatATGGTTAATTCAAAAGTTTTAAGTTTAACGCGATCAAGGTGTTCGACGAAATGTCTCAATCAGACTGCAGGATTTTTTCTTTGAATTCATTGACTTACTCTAGATCTATTTCTGGATTGTGTGAAGTTGATTGTGCCTGACATTTGGGGGTTTAAATTTTAAAGCTTTTGTGTGGTGAGAGTTTAGTTGATGATGCGTTGGTATTGTTGAGATTGATGGGAGAAAGAGGACGGGGTGGTGAGCTATACTATTGTTAACAGTGCTGGAAAGTTATTGAGTTTAGTTAATCACACACAATGTGTTGTTGAATTATTGTTGTAATGTGCGGAAAATTGGTGGGAAGTTACAGGTATAACGAGCTTTTTAAAGTGATTCTGCAAAGCCAATAGAATAGATAAGGCTTACATGATGTTAGTTAACAAGATGGAGGTAAAAGGATATGCAGATGTTGTTTCCTTTAACACAATTATTGCTGCTCTTTGCAGATTTGGTGTTACAAGAAACGCTTATAAGCTCTTTGAGGAGATGAGATTGCTCCTGATGTGGATTGATTCTTTTCTGAAAGAAAGAAATTCTGTTGTAGCTAAGGCCCTTTTTTGATGAAATGGCAAAACTGACAGAGTAAGCATGGCTCATGGCATTTTTCATGATATGCTGAAACATGGAATTATTCATTCCCGATGTCATATCTTGTAATGAACTTATTGGTGTGAGGAGATGCAAACTAGAGGGGTCTATCCAGATGAAGTGACttataaaggaaaagaaaatttatGTGGCTTGTGAAGCTTGGGATGATATAATGAAGAATGGATTCACTCTGTTATTTGTCACAGACTCTAATAACTTCTATCAACGCAAAACAAATCTATACTATTCCTGAACATTATATTCGATGAGTCCTAATATGCTTTTCTTGTTTGTTGCTCAGGTATGGTGATGATCCATGAGATGTGATTCATCAACTACAGCATTGATGTGGTAAAGCGCGCTACTATATAATTAAATGACTCAAtttcatttcttgatctcttagTTTATGAATATGGATTCAAATTTATACAGAGGATCTTGTTGCTTTCTAATTCCACACAAATTTGTAGAACTGGAGATAGATATATGGTATATTCATGTTCATTTGCTCAAGCAAGAATGCATAGTTTATGTTCTTTTCTTGCAGTGACTGTTTGCTGTTTTATTCTTCCTAAAGCTTCTCAAAAGCTATGAAAAGGAGTATATTGTATGTGATaagtttcttttgttttttggggtgaataaatattctattttcttgCACTTTGCATCGGTTTGTTTACTTTACTTGCCTTGTATCCTTAACTAATCTCTGATTCTTGTTAAAATTCCCATATATTCTTCTTCACTTCATTTCCCCCCCTCCATTTCTCAGCCACCATAATGTCCCACCACAATGAGACAAACCCACACTTTCTCCCTCGTCAACGCGACCCGGTCCTCGAGTTCCCCTCACAAACGCCTCCACGGCGCTCGAGGCCACCGTCTCGCCACCACGGCCGTGCTCCAGTCGTGGTGGACGTGCCACCTCGTGGCGACCATACACACCACCCTCCACCGCCTCATGCCACCCCAATACAACACCCTGCACCTCCTCATGACCGAACGTCGCCCCACCATCCGACACATATTAAGCCCGTTGCACCGTTTGTCGTTGAGGCTCCGCACCAACCCCATGCCCCCCCAGCACACCACCCTCCACAGCCTCATAGCCGAACGTCGTCGCCCCACCATGCAACAAATGTTAAGCCCGTTGCACCCTTTGTAGTTGAGGCTCCGCACCAACCCCACCAAGGATCCAGACCCAATTCAGATTCTCATACACGACCACACGGTCGCGGCAGCCACCACCCTGGTCTCATCCAAGCCCCAACGTCCCAGCGGACCAAGCCGGTAACCTGGCTGGTGGCAGCATTCTGTATGCTCTTCTGGATACTGGTGATCGTGGGAGGCCTAATCGTCCTGATAGTGTACCTGGTGTTCCGGCCGCACAACCCATGGTTCGACATCTCAACCGCGACCATCAATGCGGCGTACCTGGACATGGGCTACCTGCTGAACGCGGACGTGACGGTGCTAGCCAACTTCAGCAACCCCAACACTAAGGTGAAGGTGGATTTCACCTACGCGATCCTCGACCTCTACATAGACCACAAGTTCATCGTCACGAGCTACATTGAGCCGTTTTCGGTGATGAGGGGCGAGTCGATGTTTGCCAACGTGCACATGGTGGCTAGCCAGGTGCAGCTGTCGACAGCGCAAAGCATGCAGCTACAGAAACAGATAGAACAAGGAAGAATGAACCTTGATATAAAAGGATTGTTTAAAGCTAGGTCTAAATTAGGAGGCATATTCCACTACTCATACTGGATGTATGCGCATTGCCAACTCGTCCTCTCCGGCCCTCCCACCGGAGTTTTGATCAGAAAAAAGTGCATTACCAAGAAGTGACGACGACATCCGAGGGAATTTGAAGCCCTTAAAAATAGTCCAAAATTGCCATTTTTGTACTTCTGAAACAATCAATCATTTTCcatatcatcatcattatttaaaatgtgAGTTTCCACATCAACTTTCATTCTACATATTTAAAAGGATGGATACTTTTATATTGCATTTCAATGGTGGAATTATGTTTACATGGGAGGTAAGCTCAATATAGTCCACTCGAGTCTAAACGATATCTCAATTGCAATCCTTCGGGTTCTTTCTTGTACTGCTTTGACTCGATATAATTTTGAATTGACATCTTAACCTTGCTCATCTTGGCACTCCTCGACTCTCCACCACCTTCTTGTAACCCAATCATGCTCAATAGCTTCTCAAACTGGTTTTTATATCGACTGTACATCCCGTATCCAGCCATCTGAGCAAGCAACAAAATCATGTTACTACATATTAAGAGAGGTAGAGGACTATATATcatttcaaatcaaattatcttaCCACAAGAAATGAATCAAGAGCAATTGCAGTAAAGAGATCTGGTGGCGTCGTATTCAAGAATCTTGCTAGCCATGCCCAACCTTCCTTTGCTCCGTGCAGGTTTTGGCAGCCTCCAACTTCAGTCTGAGATAGCAAGACAGATTTTAAACTAGTGTACGGCATATTGCAGCGAATATCATAGTTCGTATTAGTAGGAGTGACAAACCTGCACTAAAGCTCCATATAGTTTCATATAAGAAGAGCTCAACCTTTCTAAATACTCATCGAGGCTCTCAATCTTGCCATCTACTTCCTTGTAACCGATCGCTTTGAAGTAATCATCTTTGCATCTAAATGCTTCCTGTATCAACAATGACAAAATATAAGCACCATTTGCATCAAAGATTAGAACAATGACAAAATCACCTGTGAATAACTTATGTGCTTTGGAACTGTGTAGATGCTTCAACTCGGCAACGAGAACGTCCATGGCTAGCGGGATCTGAAGAGGTTTCAAACATTAGAGCGAAACGAGCAGAAAGCTATCTAAACAAGTAAAAGGAATATGAGATTTCAGTGAGCTTAGATGTCACAAGAACAGCAACAATACTGGAAGCAAATATGGCATTAGAGGCCTTTGGAATTGTGCAGTTGGAGACAATCTGAAATTATAATTTGCTCTGTAAGTATGAGTAACTCAAGAATATACTAGTCAGTAACAAGTTCttctaaactaaataaaaaatacctTTTCTGCAAATAGTTTTATACTAATGGACTGTGGATATTGTGGACTATTCATCAGTTTCATTATTTCTTCTGCCCTTGTCCTGAATCAAACCAAAACCAGGATGTCCTAAAGTTGCAAAATGCTACTCACTACcaagataaaattaaaatgatacGCACTGTTACATTAAGCCGATGTTCATGGACCGCAGCTTCAGCTAATCCGGCTCTATCCATCAGTTGGTGGCATTGCATCCCAAGAGATTCATCATCTTCACTGCTATTTTAGTCAAGattttaaaacaatttttttgcATGGATGATATCATGATAACTATAAGCATATTCACCTGTAGTACATAAACCTCATGGTTGAAAATTCTGGTACTTGATTTcataatttagaaatatattaaaattttaaattaaagatTTATCTTTATAGataaattatttcaaatttatatttattgatacattttttatttataattaataatcaagctatataattaataaatatatctatatttaaattactaaagaTAGTATACATAGTAACATAGTTAGAATTGAGTTGACTTTGATTAATTCTATTAGATAAGAAGTATAGTATATTACTATTGTTCAAGATTTTAAACTCATATTTCTGTTTTTTAGACTTCTCATAATATTGGAATGTGTGTATAtgtattgaatttaaattttggtATCCCTTGTTCATGTTGGTCTATTTCTAGAAAGACATGGTTTTAATCATGGGCAATTGTatgttatattttcaaaattcacaAGATTGTAGTCTACAATGACAAGGTTAACATTACTTTTGATTCTATTATTATGTTGTTCACTAAGAAACACTGACTTTGTTGGTTTTGGAAGATACATCCACCGAAATCCTCCGACTCAAACTACTTGTCTTATAGATTTCAAACTTTTCACCTATGTTACAAAAATGTTAATATCTGTTTGATAAATTAGGCAGAAAAACTGCACCCATAGAAGATCATACATATGTGGACTTTTGTGTATAAAAAGCAAACGCTCAAGGAATTTGCCTTGTTCAATCAACACCGCCAGCTCAGCTAAAGACGAGCATAACTACGTCGGTGCTGCAGCATCAGTACAGTTCATTTGAGTCCAAACGGTCTCTCAATTGCAATCCTTCGGGTTCTTTCTTGTACTGCTTTGACTCGATATAATTCCGAAGCGACATCTTCACCTTGCTCACCTTGGCGCTCCTCGACTCCCCACCACCTTCTTGTAAAGCGTTCACAAAGTCGCGCCCAATAACACTCAATAGCTTCTCAAATTGATTTCTGTATCGGCAGTACATCCCGTATCCAGCCATCTGGGCACGCAACAAAACCATCGAGCATGTTACATAGTATTAAGAGGTAGAAGACTATTGCATATCATAAAATATCTGCATCGTTATCTTACCACAAGAAATGAATCGAGGGCAATTGCAGTAAATAGATTCGATGGTATTGTATTCAAGAATCTTGCTAGCCATGACCAACCTTCCTTCATTCCATGCAGGTTCTGGCAGCCTCCGACTTCAGTCTGCGATAGCAAGAGAGAATGTAAAACTAGTGTACAGCATATTGCAGCGAATAGCATAGTTCGTATTAGTATGAGCAACAAACCTGCACTAAAGCTCCATATAATTTCATATAAGAGCTCAACCTTTCTAAATACTCATCGAGGCCCTCAAGCTTGCCATCTACTTCCTTGTAACCGATAGCTTTGAAGTAATCATCTCTGGTTCCGAATGCTTCCTGAATCAACAACGGCAGATTTTGATATTAATGCAAATATAAGCATCATCGGCATCAAAGATTAGAAAATGTAACGAACAAGCACTGAGACAAAATTGCAGACAAGAGAGCAATGGTTTTTGAGCATAAGAATCCATTCATGTAGTATGAGAATTTTGAAGATTGAGGTAAAGTaaacaaattatataaaatggaGTTCAATTTCAAATCACCAAACATGGCCAGGGAGCTAGAGGAGCAACGAGCATATACAAGAGAGTAGATACCCAATGTCAAGTCAGAAAAAATCACCTTTGAGTAACTTATGTGCTTCGGAACTGTGTAGATGCAAACTCTGTTCAACTCAGCAACGAGAATGTCCATGGCTAGTGGGATCTGTTTTCACAAAGAACAGGTGTCAAACTTAAGAGCGGAATGGGCAGAAAACTATCTAAACCGTGCAAATTTATAGTAAGATTACTCCCATCACCACTAAATccatgaaatatttaattactcACTTATTGTACTATTTTGAAATTTCATCAAAGGTGTAGAACAAGGTTAacctaaatatatatatatgacgaATGTTGTACACACTTATTCACAggtaatatttaattatagaaTTGTTTAGAATCCTATATATTCGAAAAGGAGAAGTTAGCTAGTACTTAAGCATCAATGGAATGTAAATCAACTCTACAAAATCATAAATTAGTAACAATCCTGGTAAATTAACGCTTGATAATTTTACATAACAAAGCCACATAGAATCATCTATTCCTAATTTTTGACACTACACTCAATAACCAAAAAgttaaattatagtactagtatttaatataaAAGCAATTATATAGTGTGTGCttcagaaaaaaaatcaaatttgagAAGTACCAACAAGATATAATTTGAGTTCAAGAGTATTCATCACTTCGTCTAAAATGCCGAGAGATTTGTATATAGAACTAAGAGTGAAAAAGGAAAGACATGTACATGGAAAGTATGCCTGTTCTTTTTTCTGCAtgtattttaaagaaaaataattattaatacaCCACTAAGTGAATTTTTGAATGGTTCTGAGTAATTCTAGTCGTTATCTTATTTATCATCAAATAGCCAATCAGAAAACTGATAGTAATAAAGACTTTCATGTGCAAAGTGGATTTTTTACCTCTTGATACTACAATAACAATTCAAATTATTAGTAGCAAGAGGAATATGAGATTATATCGATTCCGTTATACCTTAGATGTCACAAGAACAACAACCCGACTGGAAGCAAATATTGCATTCGGGCTCCTTTGATTTGTGCAGTTGGAGACAATCTGAGATGATAATATGCTCCGTAAGTAAGTATGAGTTATTCAAGAAGATAATCAGTATCAAGTTCCACTAAATTGAATAGTAAAACACCTTTTCTGCAAATAATTTTATACTGATGGGCTGTGGATATTGTGGACTACTAATCAGTTTCATAATTTCTTCTGCCCTTGTCCTGAATCAAAACAAGGCGAGCATATCCAATGAATTTATGGATaagataatttaaatatattttggcaTATGATTGTAAATGGTACAAATGACTTACACAGTTTACCTAATATTTTCTATGGTAGCTGAGATAGTTCTAATTAGTCGGCCTATAGTTCGCCCAAGGCTTTGATAATCCTGCAAACAACAAACGACAACAAACAGAGGTTAAATGTACTGATGGATTTTGTGCTATTTGAATAGAACTATGGCTAAATCTATGTGTGTAATGAAATCATATATGCACATCACTTCCTAAATGAAGTGGGTTTCATAGGTCTGATACAAGTTAAGCTGTAGCATGATAATCAGGATACACTTCACATTGCATTTAATCCAATCTTTCACGAGCAAACCAAGCATATTGAAAATTCAACATGTATTGGTTTCTACTGGATATATGACAACTGAAGAACAATTGGGAGACACATGTAAAGTTCTCAATGAATTAAGGGTTGATTATCTCTGTAACCAGAGGCGAAGCCAAGTTCAAACAAGGGGGGCCAATGGTCCCCCCCTTCAATTTTCATGGTTACTATATTAAATGTATATGTTCAAATAAAACAATAGAAACTCTAGCGCTTTGCTACCAGTATTCGAATTTTCCTAGCcacattttattaaatgtaCTTTGTTTTGCTTgcattattttgattaatttaggtgaaaaaataatttaagattataaaataatttttgtaatttaatcTAAAGTTCTTTAAATGCAAGAAAAAATATACAATACCATGCTTTTAAATGCAAATGTTACTATTAATAATTGTTAGTCGATACTACTGCCGCTTTCccaatattaaaattttggcTTCGCCTCTGGCTTCACCTCTGTCTGTAACCACCTAGATATTGGGCCCCCAACTATGTTGTAGCTTGAGGGGAGAGTTAAAACTAGATATATTTAGACGGTAcaaatttagataatgataaaggGTCTATGATATCTGATTGCTAACCATCTACAATAGCACCGTTTAGTTGATGGTATAATTGATAGAAAATATGAGATCAATCGACATTGTTGACTAATGCCAAGTGTCATTTTTTATAGCTTTTGTTGTCTGCTAAAAGCAGAGCTGCAGTTTCAAACATAAAATCAGCTATGTATAATGATATAATGATATACCTGATTTAGAGGATTGACTTTTGTAGACAATTCTTCATAAATTTGTTGCCGTCTCTTTTCCAATTCAAGAGCATTTTGGGAAGCTCGAATTATGTTTTTTACTGCTAAAGAGAAGTTAATACAACATGAGAATCAATCCAGTAAGTTATTTATTCTTATTTAAAGAAAAGTAAACAGAAACCTGATGATTGGGTTCCTTTCTTGACATCAAATGTAGAACTGGAGGGCCCAGGGGCTTCCTTGGAATCTTTCCCCGCATTAGGAGCAGCATCTGAGGCAGAAGCTTGTTTGGCTGCAGCTTCTTCGGCAGCTTTTATCTCAGCCTCTAGAGCCGCTGCTTTATCCCTCTCAGCCTTTTCAGATTTTAGTCTAGCCTGCTATTATGCAATAAAACTCTGTTAAAACTAAATAACACATAATGTACGTAGCAAATGATGGTAAGTAAGATATCAATGTGATGCTGTGGCAAAATCATAAAGATGAACCAAATAATGTGAACAAATAATACCTCCTCTTCTGCTTTGATCCTTTCTTGCCGTATTTTTTCTTCCTGGATTGCCTTTTCCCTTCTTTTAGCCTCCGCACGAGCCATATCATCTCTAATTCTTCTTTCTTCTAATTGGGAAATGTGCTCATGATCCCTCTGTACAACTGTCAAGTGATTATCCAGGTCTTCTGCCCTTTAATGAAGAAAGTGAAGAAAATCAAAACACGATCTATTAGTGAAGAAAGTTCAATAAAACAACAATTGCCAGTCTGAGAATATGAACACTGAATAAAAGTAACACTTCGATTTAGAGAGGCCAGCTGGCTCTCCCTTTTGATATGGTTATCTGCGGCTGATTATTCGAACAATAACAAACACTCCCGTCGACATAAGAAACGAACAATACAAATTCAACAAGAACCCCCCATCAGTTTCATTGGAAATTGAGccacaaaattaaataacttaCAGTGTACGTTGATACTGCAAGTCCAATTTTCTCACCCTCTCCTGTTGTAGTTCTCTGTTTTTGTGAATTGTAGTTGTCAAAGAGACAAATTTCTCATTTTCCTTGACCAGCTCAGTCTCGAGATCATATACTTTGGATCTCACTGCCTCCTGCAACGAAAATACAAATtccatatgaaaatttgaagctATTAATACAGACCTTATCAAGTGATGATAAAAGTTGCTAAATGCTAATCACtaccaaaataaaattaaaatgtccTGCATATTATATGGTTGGTATGGAGGTGAGAACTTTAAATGTGGTTCAATTGGTCCAAATTTTAAGGAAAAGTTCAAATTTGGGCTAACAGAGATTATCTCTAAGGCACTTCATAAGCCTTAAACTGTCTTGATTCAGCATGAATTCACCTTTTAAATGAAAGAATCAAT
This sequence is a window from Salvia splendens isolate huo1 chromosome 5, SspV2, whole genome shotgun sequence. Protein-coding genes within it:
- the LOC121805553 gene encoding protein GLE1-like isoform X4, producing MGFVELGLPCPRNVNGITADPQPDWSFDQLLSEINSIEKKLNSNLDFPSPFTKNEPRDLKASKDKRGFVMRVSDYETDYADADSDSEADADNSLVASGRRFACDELYMSDDSEDDVSLGMQCHQLMDRAGLAEAAVYELNDEHRLNVTEAVRSKVYDLETELVKENEKFVSLTTTIHKNRELQQERVRKLDLQYQRTLAEDLDNHLTVVQRDHEHISQLEERRIRDDMARAEAKRREKAIQEEKIRQERIKAEEEARLKSEKAERDKAAALEAEIKAAEEAAAKQASASDAAPNAGKDSKEAPGPSSSTFDVKKGTQSSVKNIIRASQNALELEKRRQQIYEELSTKVNPLNQDYQSLGRTIGRLIRTISATIENIRTRAEEIMKLISSPQYPQPISIKLFAEKIVSNCTNQRSPNAIFASSRVVVLVTSKIPLAMDILVAELNRVCIYTVPKHISYSKEAFGTRDDYFKAIGYKEVDGKLEGLDEYLERLSSYMKLYGALVQTEVGGCQNLHGMKEGWSWLARFLNTIPSNLFTAIALDSFLVMAGYGMYCRYRNQFEKLLSVIGRDFVNALQEGGGESRSAKVSKVKMSLRNYIESKQYKKEPEGLQLRDRLDSNELY
- the LOC121805553 gene encoding protein GLE1-like isoform X1, with protein sequence MGFVELGLPCPRNVNGITADPQPDWSFDQLLSEINSIEKKLNSNLDFPSPFTKNEPRDLKASKDKRGFVMRVSDYETDYADADSDSEADADNSLVASGRRFACDELYMSDDSEDDVSLGMQCHQLMDRAGLAEAAVYELNDEHRLNVTEAVRSKVYDLETELVKENEKFVSLTTTIHKNRELQQERVRKLDLQYQRTLAEDLDNHLTVVQRDHEHISQLEERRIRDDMARAEAKRREKAIQEEKIRQERIKAEEEQARLKSEKAERDKAAALEAEIKAAEEAAAKQASASDAAPNAGKDSKEAPGPSSSTFDVKKGTQSSAVKNIIRASQNALELEKRRQQIYEELSTKVNPLNQDYQSLGRTIGRLIRTISATIENIRTRAEEIMKLISSPQYPQPISIKLFAEKIVSNCTNQRSPNAIFASSRVVVLVTSKIPLAMDILVAELNRVCIYTVPKHISYSKEAFGTRDDYFKAIGYKEVDGKLEGLDEYLERLSSYMKLYGALVQTEVGGCQNLHGMKEGWSWLARFLNTIPSNLFTAIALDSFLVMAGYGMYCRYRNQFEKLLSVIGRDFVNALQEGGGESRSAKVSKVKMSLRNYIESKQYKKEPEGLQLRDRLDSNELY
- the LOC121804303 gene encoding protein GLE1-like encodes the protein MDVLVAELKHLHSSKAHKLFTGDFVIVLIFDANGAYILSLLIQEAFRCKDDYFKAIGYKEVDGKIESLDEYLERLSSSYMKLYGALVQTEVGGCQNLHGAKEGWAWLARFLNTTPPDLFTAIALDSFLVMAGYGMYSRYKNQFEKLLSMIGLQEGGGESRSAKMSKVKMSIQNYIESKQYKKEPEGLQLRYRLDSSGLY
- the LOC121805553 gene encoding protein GLE1-like isoform X3; amino-acid sequence: MGFVELGLPCPRNVNGITADPQPDWSFDQLLSEINSIEKKLNSNLDFPSPFTKNEPRDLKASKDKRGFVMRVSDYETDYADADSDSEADADNSLVASGRRFACDELYMSDDSEDDVSLGMQCHQLMDRAGLAEAAVYELNDEHRLNVTEAVRSKVYDLETELVKENEKFVSLTTTIHKNRELQQERVRKLDLQYQRTLAEDLDNHLTVVQRDHEHISQLEERRIRDDMARAEAKRREKAIQEEKIRQERIKAEEEARLKSEKAERDKAAALEAEIKAAEEAAAKQASASDAAPNAGKDSKEAPGPSSSTFDVKKGTQSSAVKNIIRASQNALELEKRRQQIYEELSTKVNPLNQDYQSLGRTIGRLIRTISATIENIRTRAEEIMKLISSPQYPQPISIKLFAEKIVSNCTNQRSPNAIFASSRVVVLVTSKIPLAMDILVAELNRVCIYTVPKHISYSKEAFGTRDDYFKAIGYKEVDGKLEGLDEYLERLSSYMKLYGALVQTEVGGCQNLHGMKEGWSWLARFLNTIPSNLFTAIALDSFLVMAGYGMYCRYRNQFEKLLSVIGRDFVNALQEGGGESRSAKVSKVKMSLRNYIESKQYKKEPEGLQLRDRLDSNELY
- the LOC121802421 gene encoding uncharacterized protein LOC121802421, with translation MSHHNETNPHFLPRQRDPVLEFPSQTPPRRSRPPSRHHGRAPVVVDVPPRGDHTHHPPPPHATPIQHPAPPHDRTSPHHPTHIKPVAPFVVEAPHQPHAPPAHHPPQPHSRTSSPHHATNVKPVAPFVVEAPHQPHQGSRPNSDSHTRPHGRGSHHPGLIQAPTSQRTKPVTWLVAAFCMLFWILVIVGGLIVLIVYLVFRPHNPWFDISTATINAAYLDMGYLLNADVTVLANFSNPNTKVKVDFTYAILDLYIDHKFIVTSYIEPFSVMRGESMFANVHMVASQVQLSTAQSMQLQKQIEQGRMNLDIKGLFKARSKLGGIFHYSYWMYAHCQLVLSGPPTGVLIRKKCITKK
- the LOC121805553 gene encoding protein GLE1-like isoform X2; the encoded protein is MGFVELGLPCPRNVNGITADPQPDWSFDQLLSEINSIEKKLNSNLDFPSPFTKNEPRDLKASKDKRGFVMRVSDYETDYADADSDSEADADNSLVASGRRFACDELYMSDDSEDDVSLGMQCHQLMDRAGLAEAAVYELNDEHRLNVTEAVRSKVYDLETELVKENEKFVSLTTTIHKNRELQQERVRKLDLQYQRTLAEDLDNHLTVVQRDHEHISQLEERRIRDDMARAEAKRREKAIQEEKIRQERIKAEEEQARLKSEKAERDKAAALEAEIKAAEEAAAKQASASDAAPNAGKDSKEAPGPSSSTFDVKKGTQSSVKNIIRASQNALELEKRRQQIYEELSTKVNPLNQDYQSLGRTIGRLIRTISATIENIRTRAEEIMKLISSPQYPQPISIKLFAEKIVSNCTNQRSPNAIFASSRVVVLVTSKIPLAMDILVAELNRVCIYTVPKHISYSKEAFGTRDDYFKAIGYKEVDGKLEGLDEYLERLSSYMKLYGALVQTEVGGCQNLHGMKEGWSWLARFLNTIPSNLFTAIALDSFLVMAGYGMYCRYRNQFEKLLSVIGRDFVNALQEGGGESRSAKVSKVKMSLRNYIESKQYKKEPEGLQLRDRLDSNELY